The following coding sequences are from one Musa acuminata AAA Group cultivar baxijiao chromosome BXJ2-4, Cavendish_Baxijiao_AAA, whole genome shotgun sequence window:
- the LOC103982928 gene encoding uncharacterized protein LOC103982928 isoform X5 — protein sequence MAWRGSISGSLLAAARSYSPRSPHAVRRLPCPPVAGPRLQRRRLPLSPPRSLGELGCAQSFLPLYSVVAAPRLTSHLSVSARACCELSQGT from the exons ATGGCGTGGCGCGGATCGATCTCTGGATCGCTGCTCGCTGCCGCGCGGTCCTACTCCCCCCGATCGCCGCATGCGGTTCGCCGACTTCCCTGTCCGCCCGTCGCCGGCCCCCGCCTCCAGCGCCGCCGCCTCCCCCTCTCCCCTCCCCG ATCTCTGGGAGAATTAGGGTGCGCGCAGTCCTTCCTTCCACTTTACAGCGTGGTGGCCGCCCCTCGTCTCACCTCCCACCTGTCGGTCAGCGCGAGGGCATGCTGTGAGCTCTCTCAGG GTACCTGA
- the LOC103982928 gene encoding uncharacterized protein LOC103982928 isoform X4, with translation MAWRGSISGSLLAAARSYSPRSPHAVRRLPCPPVAGPRLQRRRLPLSPPRSLGELGCAQSFLPLYSVVAAPRLTSHLSVSARACCELSQGKNGKDG, from the exons ATGGCGTGGCGCGGATCGATCTCTGGATCGCTGCTCGCTGCCGCGCGGTCCTACTCCCCCCGATCGCCGCATGCGGTTCGCCGACTTCCCTGTCCGCCCGTCGCCGGCCCCCGCCTCCAGCGCCGCCGCCTCCCCCTCTCCCCTCCCCG ATCTCTGGGAGAATTAGGGTGCGCGCAGTCCTTCCTTCCACTTTACAGCGTGGTGGCCGCCCCTCGTCTCACCTCCCACCTGTCGGTCAGCGCGAGGGCATGCTGTGAGCTCTCTCAGG GGAAAAATGGAAAAGATGGTTGA
- the LOC103982928 gene encoding uncharacterized protein LOC103982928 isoform X2, whose amino-acid sequence MAWRGSISGSLLAAARSYSPRSPHAVRRLPCPPVAGPRLQRRRLPLSPPRSLGELGCAQSFLPLYSVVAAPRLTSHLSVSARACCELSQGTFRRTCQDR is encoded by the exons ATGGCGTGGCGCGGATCGATCTCTGGATCGCTGCTCGCTGCCGCGCGGTCCTACTCCCCCCGATCGCCGCATGCGGTTCGCCGACTTCCCTGTCCGCCCGTCGCCGGCCCCCGCCTCCAGCGCCGCCGCCTCCCCCTCTCCCCTCCCCG ATCTCTGGGAGAATTAGGGTGCGCGCAGTCCTTCCTTCCACTTTACAGCGTGGTGGCCGCCCCTCGTCTCACCTCCCACCTGTCGGTCAGCGCGAGGGCATGCTGTGAGCTCTCTCAGGGTACCTTCCGTCGCACTTGTCAAGATCGCTA G
- the LOC103982928 gene encoding uncharacterized protein LOC103982928 isoform X1: MAWRGSISGSLLAAARSYSPRSPHAVRRLPCPPVAGPRLQRRRLPLSPPRSLGELGCAQSFLPLYSVVAAPRLTSHLSVSARACCELSQGTFRRTCQDR, translated from the exons ATGGCGTGGCGCGGATCGATCTCTGGATCGCTGCTCGCTGCCGCGCGGTCCTACTCCCCCCGATCGCCGCATGCGGTTCGCCGACTTCCCTGTCCGCCCGTCGCCGGCCCCCGCCTCCAGCGCCGCCGCCTCCCCCTCTCCCCTCCCCG ATCTCTGGGAGAATTAGGGTGCGCGCAGTCCTTCCTTCCACTTTACAGCGTGGTGGCCGCCCCTCGTCTCACCTCCCACCTGTCGGTCAGCGCGAGGGCATGCTGTGAGCTCTCTCAGGGTACCTTCCGTCGCACTTGTCAAGATCGCTAG